CGTGGGTCCGCGCCCTCCCGCCGGTCTGGTTCTGGGCACTGGGCTCATGGGCCCAGGGCGACCGAACACCCGAGATCACCCAGCTGGCGGGCATCGCCGTAAGCGGCCTTGGCGGCGCACTGGTGACGACGATGCTCGGAGGTCTTGTCGCCTATCGTCGGCTCGATCCCGGCGTCTCCGGTCATCGCGCGGGATGGCGGAGAATCAACCGACCAGTCGACATCGGCGGCGAAGGACCAGCAGCTGCCGTTCGAACGTTCGTGCGCCTCACCCTCGCGCGCAGCACGCTGCATCAGTTCGTGTTTCGCGTCGGGATTGCCGTGGGGATGGCGCTCGCGGCGAATGGCATCCTGGGGTCTCACGGGCTCCGCGAGCGGTGGATCGTGCGAGCCGCGCTGGACGTTCCCTTCAGCCTCATGGCTGGCGCGCTCGTCGGCCTTCGGCTTGCCTTCTTACTTCCGGCTCATCACCGGGCAGGGTGGATCTTCCGACTCACCGAGCGCGCGGAGGACAGACCGTCGCAGTTGGACGCTGTTCGGCGCATTCTCTTTGAGCGAGGAATGGTCCTTCCCATTACGCTCGCCCTGCCGGTCGTACTCGGGTACTTCGACCTATCGCACGTGCCTTCGCTAGGGACGATCATCGTCGCGGTCGGCTGGGCAGCCGTGGAAGTGGCGACGCTTGATTGGCGTCGAATTCCCTTCACGTGCACCTTCCTGTTCGGAAAGCGGCCGCCAGCGCTGACCGTCTGTGCGGCCGTATTGGTCTTCGGATGGGGCGTGTTCGCCGCGACGACGCTCGCAGTGATGACTCTCCAAGGGGCTCTGGGATGGGCAGCGGCTATGACCGTGACCGCCGGCACGGCCTGGCTGGTGCGCAAGCAGCGGCTCGAGTCCTGGGGCAGTGCTCCGTTCGAGTTCGAAGATGAGGTTCCACGCGAGTCGGACTGGCTGCACCTGGCGGAGCTACGGCTGCCGCAGTGAGGGCTATCGAGCACCTCTGGCAGGATGTGTACAGCGCGACGCGTCCATTCTGGCGCAGGCCAGTCACGCTGTGGACGGTCATCGTCCTTCTCTCCGGGGCAATAGGCGTGGCGACGGCATTGTTGTCCGTTGGCAATGCGATTCTCGCATCAACACTGGCAGCCCTCGTCGCGGTGTTGCGTCTGTCACCGGCCACAGCCTTGAGTGAAACGAACTAGTCCTCGACGCGGTACGCGATCCCCAAGTCGTCGGCGATCGTCGCCAATGGCCCGTCGACGGTCCAGAGTCGAACTCCACCGACCAGCGCCGACGCCAGCAGGTGCGCGTCGATCCAGCCGATGCCGCGCCCGTGGATCTTGCGCGCGCGGACGAACGCCACGACCTCGCTGTGCGGCACGAGCGGGATCTGCTCGATCCGGTCGTAGCTGCTCAGCAGCTTCTGTCGGCCGCCCCGGTCGCCCACGAGCAGTTCCCCGTACACGAAGTCGTGGCCAGCCACGGCGTCGTCGGCCAGCAATCTGTCCAGTT
Above is a window of Acidobacteriota bacterium DNA encoding:
- a CDS encoding PIN domain-containing protein — translated: MSVLVDTSVWIRFLSNRAPFAAELDRLLADDAVAGHDFVYGELLVGDRGGRQKLLSSYDRIEQIPLVPHSEVVAFVRARKIHGRGIGWIDAHLLASALVGGVRLWTVDGPLATIADDLGIAYRVED